The DNA window TGTTAGGGATATTGTTATCCAGGATTGCTGGGGATTGGACAGTGATACGTTCAGCTCGGCAAGTGTTTGCAGGTAAAAAGGCTTGTGTGCTCTCTTTGAATACTGTTTAATGTTTCTGTCTTACAACATTAAGCTATGTTTAAATTCTGATGATATGATAGACTGACGGAAATTTAGGATTGATGATGTTTTAAGTTCCCGACTTGCATTGTTCTTTTGCTTGATAATCTTGAAATTAGCTAATTGACATTGGCTTAGGTATTATGCAAATCATATGGTTTATTGGACTGTTATTGTATTATTGATTGGTTCAATTTTGATTTGAGGAGAACATCAGAGGAAATCAGTTCATACTTCTGTTAATTTACTGCATGTGGATGTTAGTACCGTTGTAAAAGACAATAGAACTATAGAATACAAGCCACTATAGTTAAGACAATAGTGAAAATGGTACAGTTTGGAAAACAGCACATTTATTACTTTCAGAAGCATTTTCCAAAAACGGAAATGAAAAGATGAAACCTAGGACTCGACAAGTTTCCATGCAACATAGGCTGAAGGCAGGCATTAATGAATAGCAATGATAATATCTAGAGTAGTTGTGTAACTAATAGAGACAATTTGGAAATTGATGACTCAACTTGTTTTTACAGGAAAGTAAAGTTGCTATCTCTAGAAGGATGCTCGTTGCTAACAACACAAGGCCTGGAGTCTGTACTTGTGACATACAATGAGCTTGAACATCTGACAGTACAGTCATGTAAGCGCATAAAGGATTCCGAAGTCTCTCCTGCACTTTCATCCTTATTCTCCGCTCTGAAAGAGTTGAAATGGAGGCCAGATGGAAAATCTCTTCTGGCCCCCAGTCTTGTGGGGACTGGCATGGGAAAAAAAGGCGGTAAGTTTTTCAGGAAGTCGCAAACTCTCAAGTTGCTGTCCGATGATTGGCATTCTCACTTTGACCATACCTGGATGATCCACACGGCCAATGGAAAGTAGTATGCTTTGATATGAGAGATTTCTGTTAACTCATTCAGCTCGCAACGACATGTATCTTACCGAGATACTATTCGGTTTTCCATTTTCACACATACGAGTAAGAGGTagttatatatattcatatttatgCTTAAAGTGGTTTATATCTGCTGGTATTTTTCCTATGTTGTAATTAGAGCTAGATTACAAATtagattagaaaaataattgCCTATCAAATTATACGTGCTTTATTAGAACCATCTTGTTTGTGCTGATTTCTCTAGCCAGCAGAATGTTATTTACTTTAGAttaaaaaccaatcaaaattacCAGTAGTTTATACTGTAACTGAATTTTCGAGGCTTGATCTCTCATTGGCCGGCCTTGACTCGTATCATTTGGAGGTCATATGTAGTATTCGGTTTGCCTCGATTTTGTTCCGTTCTCGCTGCCTGTTGTAGGCCTAAGATACAGCCGATTCTGCAAAAATACCGGAGAACATTTTGTAACAATTAGTAATCCATGGTGGTGatcttaaaattaaattcaaatttggatcagaacatattttttttaccaGATATATTATTCTTAACAAGTAATTTGGACTAACCGTTATTAATTGTCTTCTCTCCGATCATAATTCTTTCAGTTGTAACATAAAAATCTCTTAACTTCAATTTCATAACAAAAGAATTTCTGGCGCTGAGGTGGATAcgtaaatgaaaaacaaaattatattttaacatatagTGTTATGTCAAGGACGCCATATTTGCCCCATATAAGCTGCCTCATGGATGCGTTCTCTTCTCTACATATGCGTTCTCTTCTCTATAAGCTGCCTCATGGATGCGTTCTCTTCGCCATATTTGCCCCATATAATCTTGTTTTCTCTCCATCGCCAATGTAGCTCCGTTTACGGTCCCTAGCCTCACATTTACTCTCTAATTCTGCTTGCTTTTCTGTAAAAATGTAATTCAAGCAGATTATAATTGCATATAATTCACGAGATATCttatttcttaatattttatattatttgcgtTTTTTGTtgaaaactttattttatttatgtaaatACATAAGATAGGTCAATTTTCATTTTCGAGTTTTTACCGTTCATGTTATCAAAGTTAAAGATAACCTTCTCAATACACCAATCAATTTATTACAATTAACTGATCTAAACACtatattgttataaaaaaaacataatacaCTAATTGTCCTTTTTGAAGAAGTTTAAACACCAAAACTATAATAATCCCTTTCTGGACCTGCTCATCAAATTTGGTTAGGCCCATCACTAACACACTTGGTAGCAAAAGCCTAAATCAATCATCAGACTGGGCTACGCCGGTCGGTCCATATAAACAGAAGGCAAACAAAAAGCCGGAAGCTGACGTGGAGGCCTCGGGAAGCCAAAAAGGACAGGTGGTGAAGAAGAGAATCCAAATCCAATAGCTTAATTGGCACACTGTACACAGCACATCATACAACTTACACTTCTCTACGAGAAACGTTCGCAGAGGGGAAAGTTCAGTTCAGTTCGAACTgaagaagaagacgaagaaaATGGGGGAGAACAAGGAAGCGGAagcatcttcatcttcatcttcatcagCATCAGCATCAGCTTCAAGTTCAAGCcctaataaaacaatttattacaACAACAGTGTCGAAGAAGCTTCCGATCATTCAAAGAATCCTCCGCTGTTCTCCTCCGTTAACAGCTCCTCTCGCAACGCTTCCTCCAAATACGACTTCGTCAAGGTTAAAGTCTGGCTAGGCGATCACGCCGATCATTACTACGTTTTATCCCGATTCTTGCTCAGTAGAATGCTGACTGTCACTAAGGTCTACTCCAATTACAGTATTACTTTTCATTTCATTCAGATTATTCTAAATtatatgaaattgtttttaattttcatttatgaTATCAGATTCCAAATCATGTAGCCATTAAAATAGCTCTTGAACTCAAGAAACTGCTCATTGATAACAGCCTTCTAGACGTGTATGATTTTTCCCTCATTTATTTCCTTTATCGTTTAATCCTTGTGTTTAACCTGTTTTACGCTTCGAGTTTGATTTGCTTATTTTGTATTTGCAGCTCTCAGACTGATCTAGAAGCTAATTTATTCAAGGTACACCTTGTAGTGCACCATgttattttcattttctgtATATCTTACTTATTACGTACTGTACTACTGTGTGTAGCTTATGGAGCGACGGGGTTACGGGGAAGAGTATATTAATCGTTATAAGATGATGACAAGGTGAATGCATTGTAGCTTTTTCACTCTATTACTTCAATATATCTCTATTAAAGCTTCATTGCTGATTTAATTGCTTAACGAATAATTTTTTTCCCACGTGATTTCGTATTAGATTTCACCATCAAAGAGTGCCGTTGGTAATTCTTGTTTGTGGAACTGCCTGTGTTGGGAAATCTACAATAGCTACACAACTCGCACAGAGGCTCAATTTGCCTAATGTGTTGCAGGTCTTGCCTTCCATTTAACCCTGTttgattttttgatatttaacggGCTTGGATATTGATGCCTTTGACATATACTTTCTTTCCTATTGTTACAGACAGACATGGTGTATGAATTGCTACGGACTTCAACAGAGTATGCACTGGAcctatttattgttttttatacataaatctatattattttattgcaaaaagtTTTTACATGGAGCAATATCGATTACACGTTTATTTTGTGCTTAAAAGTGCCAAATTAGGAAAAAAGATTTTGTAGTTGAGGATTGTTATCATCTGTCAGTGACGGTTGTGTAGGTCGGACAGCCATTACCAAATGAATGTTTATGGCTTAATTACTTTTCTTCTTGCAATATCACTATATAATGGCATTCTCCAATCTGCCATAAAATTACTTGCTGCATTTCTTTGCTATTTCCCacttattataattgtattctGTGGTGAATATGATTATCTTGTGCAGCTAATGCTCactcttttattttgatgataTGGGAAAACATAATTTCTTCTTCTATCTTATATAGTGCACCATTGACATCTACTCCTGTATGGGCTCGAGACTTTAGCTCTTCAGAGGAACTAATTACTGAGTTCTGTAGAGAGTGCAGAATTGTTCGTAAAGGTTAGTCATGGGGTTACTGTATACTTGTGCAAGTGCAAATTGCTCTCGTTCctatttgtgttttattttttgtacaaaaaatcaaatgttaGATTTTCATATCTGATTATGCAGAAGTCTACAGTAAGCACGAGTGTTAGTTTTGCTAGGACATTAATGTTTGACTTGGTACTGTAGGTTTGGCTGGTGATTTAAAGAAAGCAATGAAAGATGGAAAGCCTATAATAATTGAGGTAAAAAAAATTTCTATCTAACTTTCTTGTACTTATTTCTTATTATAATCCTTTTTAGTTTAGGTTAGAAGTTAATAGGAAGCTTATCATTTTGGAATGGGTGGATGTGCAAGAGGGGAAGTCTTCATGTTAGCATGTAATGCAATAATGTTGCtaataaatccaaaatttgAAACTGTCAAAACAAACTTGATATTGTATGCTTAATTAACATATGAAGTTAGGTTTTATTAGAATTGCTAAAGGTGTTTCATGTTGCAAAGGAAAAGAATGGAGAGTGAAATTATGCGTTTTCTGTTTAGATGAATATATTGTCGTTACATCTTCTGTTTCCATGTTATAAGCTAAAGAACAATATGCGGTTCACTAGACTTTTTTTGCCATCTCATTCTAGGTTAGGATGTGATGAACATGGTAATGTTTCTGCAGTGTTTTCTCTGTGATCTCTATTATTGCTGACTATGATGGCAGGGAATGCATTTGGATCCCAGCATTTATTTGATGGATGAAGAAAGCAAGACACCCGCTAAAACTCCAGAAAAACCTGCGGAAGCAACTCCTATACCTCTTAGAGATAATGATCCTGCAACACAAATGGAAAAGAATCCAGCAAGTATTAGTGGGAATGATGAAAGTAGCAACTGTAATCCTGGGAATGTGAGTTTGGAAGAGAAGGAATCCTATGACCTGTTGAATCTCCCAGATCCTCAGGAATCTGTTAACGCAGTTGGATGTAATTCTGATGACAAAGGTAACTCATGCCTTGGATTTTGAAGCACATACATCAAGTGTATGAAATTGAATTGATGTTGCAACTGCTTTTATGACCCTGGTGATGAAATTGTTGCAGATACTGAGAGAAATGGAGATACTTCTGTTAAGAAAGATAAATCTGGTCCAGAACCAATAATTATACCCATAGTTCTGAAGATGGCAGAATTTGATCATAAGGTTTCTACTTATGCTCTCACATGCCTAAAATGTGTTGAATCCTATGATGTTTCTAATGCAAATGCTGTTACTAGTTcctttattagaaatttaaagttATAGTTTCCCGATCATTAAATTTGAAGTACCTGAATTATATCAGCTGTCTATTCTCAATCGTTTTCTCCGATGTGTAGGCATTACTCGAGGAGTGGATTTTGAAATTCCCAGTCCAGGTAATGAAGACTTCCGAAACTTGTAATGATTGATCAATATTGAAGTTGGGTACGAGTTACTAAGTTGCCATTTTATTTTTCGCATTGAAACTTGAAATTACTAACTAAAAAAAAGAGCAATTGTGCACTTGTGCTTTATATTATAGTTTGGCCCAACCATGATGATCTAGTGAGACAAGTTTATACATATTTTTCCCTTTTATTTTCTTGGCTCTTTGCTTttcttaattaaaacaaaaaaacttaTTGATCGTGttataattttcattatttttcacaaataatttttacgtgtggaatttttgtttttgatatcaCTTGTTTTTCCCCCTCTTTTTTTCAGGATAAGGATAGGCTGATTGCCAATCTGAAAACTATTCAAGGCTATCTTTGCTCTTTCAAGTCACAGGTTTGCCTTCTCCTGTCTAGTATAGCATAAATATTTTCGTCACACTTTGGTATTTGACGAGCTTGAGAGGCATTTAACAGAGATGATATTAATTAGGCTGATGAGGCCTCGATAGGGCTCATGGATTTGTTTGAtgcatattataaaaaaaaaatcttatttgACAGTTAAATCTAAATCAGTGAACCGGCTATAATATGAGGTTGTTTTAATTATTCATTCTTTTGAAGGGAAGAAACTAATCTAGCAAGTATATTTACGAATAAATGAAGATTTTACTTTTTTGCTCAAATAATGCTGTTTATCTCTGCACCCGTTAGTAATTTCGGTAAATCAAACTCCAATGTATTAAAACTAGAtgcataaaagaaaaaatggtaCTTTCAGCACATTCTTTGATTTCTAACTCgatcatttttttattcttcttgaAACAGGGTCTGACTGTTGTCAATATATCATCAACAACATTCCCTCAAACGCTTGATTGGCTGCATGGATATCTTCTTCAGGTAAAATTTGGATATCAATATTGTCAAAATCTGAATCTATGGCCACCCAGTGTGTTCTACACCCAGAAGAATAGATTTTCAATATAGGTTCCTATCCGtggttttttttccttttctctttACTCTCTATTTCCTAGTAATCTTGTTAAAAACATTTGTGAAATGTATGGTAGTCTAACTTCTTTGCCAAAGATATGGATTCTTGGGTTTTGTCGACATGGGATGCATTATAGCTCATTGAATTACTTTATCTTTACATAATGACTGTTAATTCCTTTGGATGTAAACTATCTCTGTTTGCTGCTGTTTATTCTGATGCCTATCTCTATGCCAGTTCGCTATCTTGTCAATTATGTATtcttttgtttcattatgaGCTTCTCATCCTGCTTTTCTAAATAGTCTGCTGGTTCTTAAACTTTTCAGTGCATTGAACAAGGCATTTCACAAGTATACGTCGAAAAGGATAAGCAGCCAGCTGAAAAGTAGATCACAGTCAGATGTTTGCTCGAGCACTTACAGGCTGGCAGGCATGAACTGAACCTTCATCTATTATTATACATGTAAAAAGCTGTaccatttttattaaatcttaTTGGAATTTTGCTAGGAGCTATGTTCTAGCCAAAATATAAGAGGAAAAGCAAAATAATGATTAAAACATTCATTTTATCCTTGGTCAGCCAGATTCCTTCTAGTTGCAAACCTGTTATATGCTGAAGTGGCCTTTCCAAATTGGTATGCTTTCCAAAATTGGGCCATTTTGTCTGCAAATCCTTTTCCCAGGTTTCTTTTTTGTGGGACAGAGTAATCTGCATTGAGTTGTCTTTTACTTGTTCGTATGAGCCGGCATCTTGCCCACACGCAGGATTAATCTATCCAATCAAGTTCACTGCCTTATTCAGTATCCCTTCGTCTTATGTCTTGCTCAAGCACCACTAGATGAGCAGTGTGTGAAAGCACATGAAAAACAAGTTTCTCTCCAGAACATTTAATGCACAACCTCTTGTAAGATAACATTAGGCTATTTGAAGTTTCCTAACCAACTCCTTCTATTGCAAAACTTGCATGTGTTCACAACCTCTAGTTATTCCTTATTCCTTTTACTTGAGCCATTATGAAACCGTCTTCAGGAgcaaaaatcagaaaataaattGCTACTGCCACAACAATGGTTTTTAGATAAACATAACTTTGTACTACTATCACTTTTCAGGATACAAGGGCTCATACAATATTGCTGTGTACTAGTCGGGAACAGCATATAATGAACATGAGAAGAAATGGTAGAAGAAAAAGGATACACTTGGTAAATTCACACCGGAAAACACAACATAGTATACAAGCATAAAATTCAGATTTCACCATCCCAAAGATGTTGAATTGTCCTATAAGGGCTAGTTGTGTTGTTAACATAAACCTCTCCTCTCATGATCTTCCATTCTTCCAATTTGTCAATGTCATTGATATCTTGTTTGTCCAATTTAAGATTAAGTGCCTCCATATTTTCCCTCATTCTATTCTGATTGAAGCTTTTCACAATCATGCTAGACCCTTTTGATAATCCCCATTTTAAAGCAACCTGAGCTGGAGTTGCTCTGTGTTTGAAAGCTATGGATTTGATGACCGGATGGTCCACCACAGCAGTTGATCCCCATGCATTTCCAGGGCCACCTAGAGGTGAATAAGCACTAACATGAATCCTATAATCTCCACATACCCCTCGGAGCTTGCTTTGTTTCCACATTGGATGCATTTCCACCTGCAACCATACATTTTACCAATATCATTAGGATATGCTGATGACAACAATATAGGGCTAAGGGTGTAATCAAGTCCCATCGAAACACTTCAAGCTCGGCTCAACTTTATAACTCAAAGCCCAAAATTTGATCGAATTCGATCACGTTTTATTTTAGAAGTTCCAGATTAGCTGAATAGTTGAGAATTGAGTTTGATCTGTCTCTACTCGATTAGAGTATTTTGAACTTGACCTCGAGTTGGTTAGGTTAAGTTATACCCTTAAGTAGGATTAGACTAATACCTGATTAACAACTGGAGGAACAGAGGCAAAATCCATCAACTGAATTATTTTGTTGCTAGAGAAATTGCTGACACCAATAGATCTACACAATCCCAAATCCAAGCATCTCTCCATCCCAGCCCATGTTGACTCAATGTCTAAGTACTTCTCAAAATCTTCTTCTTGAGGTATAGGGGAACAAGCCCATGGCTTTAGCTTCACTGGCCAGTGCACCAAATACATGTCAAGATACTCCATGCCCAAGTTCCTATAACAACAAACAAATATCTCAATCAAGATTGCATTGCAATATAATCAAGAAGATCCTCTCATGATCAAGAAAATTACagtgtgaaaaaaaaaacatcatatccataaatgtaTCTCAAGAATATTCACTTAAATATTGCAACCATATGAAAATGATTTGAGTATCCTCAGTACTCCATTTGACTAATTTGGGGATATTATTTTGCTTGTCCCTCTACGTACAAAGTACTGTACTTGTCAAGGCAACTTCAAGGCCTTGAAGCAAAAGCTTGCAATTAAAGCCAGTAGAAAATATGGAAAACGCCAAAATTGAAAACAACGAA is part of the Mercurialis annua linkage group LG3, ddMerAnnu1.2, whole genome shotgun sequence genome and encodes:
- the LOC126674354 gene encoding uncharacterized protein LOC126674354, with translation MGENKEAEASSSSSSSASASASSSSPNKTIYYNNSVEEASDHSKNPPLFSSVNSSSRNASSKYDFVKVKVWLGDHADHYYVLSRFLLSRMLTVTKIPNHVAIKIALELKKLLIDNSLLDVSQTDLEANLFKLMERRGYGEEYINRYKMMTRFHHQRVPLVILVCGTACVGKSTIATQLAQRLNLPNVLQTDMVYELLRTSTDAPLTSTPVWARDFSSSEELITEFCRECRIVRKGLAGDLKKAMKDGKPIIIEGMHLDPSIYLMDEESKTPAKTPEKPAEATPIPLRDNDPATQMEKNPASISGNDESSNCNPGNVSLEEKESYDLLNLPDPQESVNAVGCNSDDKDTERNGDTSVKKDKSGPEPIIIPIVLKMAEFDHKALLEEWILKFPVQDKDRLIANLKTIQGYLCSFKSQGLTVVNISSTTFPQTLDWLHGYLLQCIEQGISQVYVEKDKQPAEK
- the LOC126674355 gene encoding non-functional NADPH-dependent codeinone reductase 2; its protein translation is MKNNHVRLNCGIRMPILGFGTFTFQNDMQKTELAIHTALEMGYRHIDTAKVYGSEPAVGNALSEAILDQTVNREDVFVTSKLWGSDHHDPVSALNQTLRNLGMEYLDMYLVHWPVKLKPWACSPIPQEEDFEKYLDIESTWAGMERCLDLGLCRSIGVSNFSSNKIIQLMDFASVPPVVNQVEMHPMWKQSKLRGVCGDYRIHVSAYSPLGGPGNAWGSTAVVDHPVIKSIAFKHRATPAQVALKWGLSKGSSMIVKSFNQNRMRENMEALNLKLDKQDINDIDKLEEWKIMRGEVYVNNTTSPYRTIQHLWDGEI